The following proteins come from a genomic window of Larimichthys crocea isolate SSNF chromosome III, L_crocea_2.0, whole genome shotgun sequence:
- the LOC109143140 gene encoding DNA damage-inducible transcript 4-like protein, with protein MVATSTLKTKSSECISELVDRRYDQACIEKELDFWDHCLAEPQRNADVTEDRTCQQLAKMFENCLSRAKKTTLHCSSVLVPEKLTRRIAREVLRLSSCEPCGLRGCVLYVHLELDKGCKRLDRIVYDATVVPTFELTLVFKQDGTAWPSLRDFLFMGTCFAPTFRHVLKLSPGFRLVKKKLYSSSAGTVVEEC; from the exons ATGGTTGCCACAAGCACATTAAAGACCAAAAGCAGCGAATGTATCTCTGAATTGGTTGACCGAAGATATGACCAGGCTTGCATTGAGAAAG AACTGGACTTCTGGGATCACTGCTTGGCTGAACCCCAGAGAAATGCAGATGTCACAGAGGATAGAACCTGTCAACAGCTGGCCAAGATGTTTGAAAACTGCCTGTCACGAGCCAAGAAGACGACGCTGCACTGCTCCTCTGTGCTGGTACCGGAGAAGCTCACGCGGAGAATAGCTCGCGAGGTCCTGCGGCTGTCGTCCTGCGAGCCCTGCGGCCTGCGCGGCTGCGTCCTCTACGTCCACCTGGAGCTGGACAAGGGCTGCAAGCGGTTGGACCGCATCGTGTACGATGCCACCGTGGTGCCCACATTTGAGCTGACTCTTGTGTTCAAACAGGATGGCACTGCCTGGCCCAGCCTGAGGGACTTCCTTTTCATGGGAACCTGCTTTGCCCCAACTTTCAGGCACGTACTCAAACTGAGTCCAGGTTTCCGGCTTGTCAAGAAAAAACTGTACTCCTCCTCGGCTGGTACCGTGGTAGAGGAGTGCTGA
- the LOC109137419 gene encoding mucin-2-like isoform X1, whose product MKTVRVLVLLLLGSVHIFTHASQDPTIKAPLVQSTQKAADTTPAPVVTTSPTPVPNVTLTTQNVPTPKITTATQAGPDAMTSTTVVSNASTATANNTLNASSDNARPAEKPDNNNQTLTPRSNQPRDGGPTSPEKVMPTTRTGTAATPTVHQPMSTPAAKDNSTGSQNQKYVISESEEGGDGEKLPIKSDNRMWWIVLPVLLVVAAAAIVLKFKCKKIHNHTETIDNGTENASFQSRPESTKDGVMLLGVKSSGGEENDAAR is encoded by the exons ATGAAGACAGTCAGGGTTcttgtcctccttcttcttggaTCTGTCCATATCTTCACGCACG CTTCACAGGACCCAACTATAAAAG CTCCACTGGTTCAATCAACTCAAAAAG cagcagacacgACACCAGCCCCGGTTGTAACAACTTCACCAACTCCAGTCCCAAATGTAACATTAACAACCCAAAATGTACCAACACCCAAGATCACAACTGCAACACAAGCGGGCCCAGATGCAATGACATCAACAACTGTAGTCTCAAATGCATCAACAGCGACAGCTAATAATACCCTCAACGCATCTTCTGACAATG CCCGACCAGCTGAGAAACCAGACAACAACAATCAAA CTTTAACCCCAAGATCTAACCAGCCTAGGGATGGAG GACCAACTAGCCCTGAAAAAGTAATGCCAACAACACGCACTG GTACAGCGGCTACTCCCAcag TGCATCAACCGATGTCAACACCTGCAGCTAAGGACAACAGTACTG gttctcagaatcagaagtacgttatttcagaatcagaagaAGGTGGCGATGGTGAGAAACTACCCATCAAATCAG ACAACAGGATGTGGTGGATTGTGTTGCCTGTCCTCCTGgttgtagctgctgctgccattgTCCTCAAATTCAAATGCAAGAAGATCCACAATCACACAG AAACCATCGATAATGGAACTGAGAA TGCATCTTTCCAGAGCAGACCAGAGAGCACCAAAGATGGTGTCATGCTCCTTGGAGTGAAGTCATCAGGCGGAGAAGAAAATG ACGCTGCGAGATAA
- the LOC109137419 gene encoding uncharacterized protein LOC109137419 isoform X2 translates to MKTVRVLVLLLLGSVHIFTHASQDPTIKAPLVQSTQKADTTPAPVVTTSPTPVPNVTLTTQNVPTPKITTATQAGPDAMTSTTVVSNASTATANNTLNASSDNARPAEKPDNNNQTLTPRSNQPRDGGPTSPEKVMPTTRTGTAATPTVHQPMSTPAAKDNSTGSQNQKYVISESEEGGDGEKLPIKSDNRMWWIVLPVLLVVAAAAIVLKFKCKKIHNHTETIDNGTENASFQSRPESTKDGVMLLGVKSSGGEENDAAR, encoded by the exons ATGAAGACAGTCAGGGTTcttgtcctccttcttcttggaTCTGTCCATATCTTCACGCACG CTTCACAGGACCCAACTATAAAAG CTCCACTGGTTCAATCAACTCAAAAAG cagacacgACACCAGCCCCGGTTGTAACAACTTCACCAACTCCAGTCCCAAATGTAACATTAACAACCCAAAATGTACCAACACCCAAGATCACAACTGCAACACAAGCGGGCCCAGATGCAATGACATCAACAACTGTAGTCTCAAATGCATCAACAGCGACAGCTAATAATACCCTCAACGCATCTTCTGACAATG CCCGACCAGCTGAGAAACCAGACAACAACAATCAAA CTTTAACCCCAAGATCTAACCAGCCTAGGGATGGAG GACCAACTAGCCCTGAAAAAGTAATGCCAACAACACGCACTG GTACAGCGGCTACTCCCAcag TGCATCAACCGATGTCAACACCTGCAGCTAAGGACAACAGTACTG gttctcagaatcagaagtacgttatttcagaatcagaagaAGGTGGCGATGGTGAGAAACTACCCATCAAATCAG ACAACAGGATGTGGTGGATTGTGTTGCCTGTCCTCCTGgttgtagctgctgctgccattgTCCTCAAATTCAAATGCAAGAAGATCCACAATCACACAG AAACCATCGATAATGGAACTGAGAA TGCATCTTTCCAGAGCAGACCAGAGAGCACCAAAGATGGTGTCATGCTCCTTGGAGTGAAGTCATCAGGCGGAGAAGAAAATG ACGCTGCGAGATAA